In Micromonospora sp. NBC_01813, the following are encoded in one genomic region:
- the paaC gene encoding 1,2-phenylacetyl-CoA epoxidase subunit PaaC: MTTTTPADQLLCWADDALVAAQRLTYWCARAPELEEDVALANIALDQLGVARLLLTYAAEQLPPGTVPAAPPADPVTEDTLAFLRTDREFRNCLLVELPDDDYAVTIGKLLFLSAHQLALYTALRDGPDQRLAAIAGKARKESAYHFDHARLWTLRLGDGTDESHRRMQHAVDELWPYTHELVGPLPGGGPAGRRDDWLAAVTPVLAEATLRPPAADSDRWRPGGGRSGRHTEHLSFLLAEMQVVHRAHPGARW; encoded by the coding sequence GTGACCACGACGACCCCCGCCGACCAACTGCTCTGCTGGGCCGACGACGCGCTGGTCGCCGCCCAACGGTTGACCTACTGGTGCGCCCGCGCCCCCGAGCTCGAAGAGGACGTCGCGCTGGCCAACATCGCGCTGGACCAGCTCGGCGTCGCCCGGCTGCTGCTGACCTACGCCGCCGAACAGCTCCCACCGGGTACGGTGCCCGCCGCACCACCCGCCGATCCGGTGACCGAGGACACCCTGGCGTTCCTGCGTACCGACCGGGAGTTCCGCAACTGCCTGCTCGTCGAGCTGCCCGACGACGATTACGCGGTCACCATCGGCAAACTGCTGTTCCTCTCCGCGCACCAACTGGCGCTCTACACCGCGCTGCGCGACGGGCCGGACCAGCGGCTCGCCGCCATCGCCGGCAAGGCCCGCAAGGAGTCCGCCTACCACTTCGACCACGCCCGGCTCTGGACGCTGCGGCTCGGCGACGGCACCGACGAGTCGCACCGACGGATGCAGCACGCGGTCGACGAGCTGTGGCCGTACACCCATGAACTGGTCGGCCCACTGCCCGGCGGCGGACCGGCCGGCCGCCGCGACGACTGGCTCGCCGCTGTCACGCCGGTCCTCGCCGAAGCGACCCTGCGGCCACCTGCGGCCGACAGCGACCGCTGGCGGCCCGGCGGCGGCCGGTCCGGTCGGCACACCGAGCACCTGTCCTTCCTGCTCGCCGAGATGCAGGTGGTGCACCGGGCACACCCGGGAGCGCGGTGGTGA
- a CDS encoding adenylate kinase → MRKVSVVGGPGSGKSTMAAELAGRLGVPHVELDGLFHQPGWQPAAADDFQASVADAIAGDGWVIDGNYSAVQETIWQHADTVIWYDLPRRQVMRQVIWRTLRRMAYRVELWNGNRERWSNLFSRDPENSIIVWAWQKHPYYRRRYRAAMVDPRWSRLRFVRVTSHTQARRLLHDLDR, encoded by the coding sequence GTGCGGAAGGTATCGGTGGTCGGCGGGCCAGGGTCCGGTAAGTCCACCATGGCTGCCGAGCTGGCGGGCCGACTCGGTGTGCCACACGTCGAGTTGGACGGGCTGTTCCACCAGCCCGGCTGGCAGCCGGCGGCGGCCGACGACTTCCAGGCCTCGGTCGCGGATGCCATTGCCGGCGACGGCTGGGTGATCGACGGCAACTACTCGGCGGTGCAGGAGACGATCTGGCAGCACGCCGACACGGTGATCTGGTACGACCTGCCCCGCCGGCAGGTGATGCGGCAGGTCATCTGGCGCACCCTGCGCCGGATGGCGTACCGGGTGGAGCTGTGGAACGGCAACCGGGAACGCTGGTCCAACCTGTTCAGCCGCGACCCGGAGAACTCGATCATCGTGTGGGCGTGGCAGAAGCACCCGTACTACCGCCGACGCTACCGGGCCGCGATGGTCGACCCCCGGTGGAGTCGGTTGCGGTTCGTCCGGGTCACCTCGCACACGCAGGCCCGACGGCTGCTGCACGACCTGGACCGGTGA
- a CDS encoding glycosyltransferase: MTATLVPGRTYAAAAALLAAVAVWAAHHALAAVGLLSHGTGHRFTAVYVLMYGLLVWQLGFAYLNQPYRVGRARQQALDALDVAALVPAYNEDPAALRACLESMIGQRRRPRTIVVVDDGSTTGEAAYTEIRAWFEQAAAGAGIRPVWLRQDNAGKRHAQAAGVAQALEADVYWTVDSDTISDPHALGELLKPLADPTVRSVAGIVMAANVRSSFLTRFTDLWFVAGQLTDRSSLSVLGAVWVNSGPIAVYRGEIIRDNLDSYLNETFAGRRVPFSDDSMLTLFAMLDGRTVQQPSAFAFTLMPEKTSHFLRMFVRWMRGSFIRSLWRMRYLPLRSWAYWLHLIRWATTLLSTTLFVTVAIVIPIQEPSLAALPWLVSVPIVIGYAQCLRYLTIRRSDQSTAYQWGTWALAPVAVAWAMLVLRATRWFGVATCWKTGWGTRKTVEVALRPTPIPGQRTAAGQVSKPDAEIATRR, translated from the coding sequence GTGACCGCGACCCTCGTCCCGGGGCGCACCTACGCCGCCGCCGCTGCCCTGCTGGCGGCGGTGGCGGTGTGGGCCGCCCATCACGCGCTGGCCGCTGTCGGCCTGCTCAGCCACGGCACCGGGCACCGCTTCACCGCGGTCTACGTCCTCATGTACGGCCTCCTGGTGTGGCAACTGGGATTCGCGTACCTCAACCAGCCGTACCGGGTCGGCCGCGCACGGCAACAGGCCCTCGACGCACTCGACGTGGCGGCACTCGTTCCGGCGTACAACGAAGACCCGGCGGCGCTGCGCGCCTGTCTGGAGTCGATGATCGGGCAGCGCCGCCGGCCTCGGACGATCGTCGTCGTCGACGACGGATCGACCACCGGCGAGGCCGCCTACACCGAGATCCGCGCCTGGTTCGAGCAGGCCGCCGCGGGCGCCGGCATCCGGCCGGTGTGGCTACGCCAGGACAACGCGGGCAAACGGCACGCGCAGGCGGCCGGTGTCGCCCAGGCACTCGAGGCGGACGTGTACTGGACGGTCGACTCGGACACGATCAGCGACCCGCACGCCCTCGGTGAACTGCTCAAACCGTTGGCCGACCCGACGGTGCGGTCGGTCGCGGGGATCGTGATGGCGGCCAACGTCCGGTCGTCGTTCCTGACCCGCTTCACCGATCTGTGGTTCGTCGCCGGGCAGTTGACCGACCGATCCAGTCTGTCCGTCCTCGGGGCGGTCTGGGTCAACTCCGGCCCGATCGCGGTGTACCGGGGCGAGATCATCCGCGACAACCTGGACAGCTATCTGAACGAGACGTTCGCCGGGCGGCGGGTGCCGTTCAGCGACGACTCGATGCTGACGCTCTTCGCCATGTTGGACGGCCGGACCGTCCAGCAGCCGTCCGCGTTCGCCTTCACCCTGATGCCGGAGAAGACCAGCCACTTCCTCCGCATGTTCGTCCGCTGGATGCGCGGCTCGTTCATCCGGTCGCTGTGGCGGATGCGGTACCTCCCACTGCGTTCGTGGGCCTACTGGCTGCACCTGATCCGATGGGCGACGACGCTGCTGTCCACCACGCTGTTCGTGACGGTGGCGATCGTGATCCCGATCCAGGAGCCGTCACTCGCCGCGCTGCCCTGGCTGGTGAGCGTCCCGATAGTCATCGGGTACGCGCAGTGCCTGCGGTACCTGACGATCCGCCGCTCGGACCAGTCGACGGCGTACCAGTGGGGCACCTGGGCGCTCGCCCCGGTCGCGGTGGCCTGGGCGATGTTGGTCCTGCGCGCGACCCGCTGGTTCGGCGTGGCAACCTGCTGGAAGACCGGCTGGGGCACCCGCAAGACCGTCGAGGTGGCCCTGCGCCCGACGCCGATCCCCGGTCAGCGGACCGCCGCCGGACAGGTGTCGAAACCGGATGCCGAGATCGCGACGCGGCGCTAG
- the paaE gene encoding 1,2-phenylacetyl-CoA epoxidase subunit PaaE, translating to MAVTISRPARRRPVFHQLPVDDVDPLTDDAVAVTFAVPPHLREAYRFQAGQHLTVRLMDPAGGPQVRRSYSICSTPAELVDHGRLRIGVRHVVGGVFSGYAVRQLAAGSTVDVMPPLGHFTTAFAPDRSRHYGALAAGSGITPVLSLLATGLATEPGSRFTLILGNRSAHTVMFADEIADLKDRHPTRLQVVHVLSREVQEAELLTGRIDAVRFGQLLETVVPGDRVEEWFLCGPYGLVTAAQQVLAERGFAPDAVHTELFHAADAPAGDAPAAGSSAAGSTGSEPAAGVLDAGASTEVTGAEVTVLLDGRASTVRALPGERVLDAALRVRAELPYACKGGVCSTCRAKVVDGAVTMARNYALEPDELAAGYVLTCQSSPTTGRLTVDYDA from the coding sequence GTGGCGGTGACGATCAGCCGGCCGGCGCGGCGGCGCCCGGTCTTCCATCAGCTGCCGGTCGACGACGTCGATCCGCTCACCGACGACGCGGTCGCGGTCACCTTCGCGGTGCCGCCGCACCTGCGCGAGGCGTACCGGTTCCAGGCCGGGCAGCATCTGACCGTACGGCTGATGGACCCGGCCGGCGGCCCACAGGTGCGCCGTTCGTACTCGATCTGCTCGACCCCGGCGGAGCTTGTCGATCATGGACGGTTGCGGATCGGCGTGCGGCACGTCGTGGGCGGCGTCTTCTCCGGGTACGCGGTCCGCCAGCTGGCCGCCGGGTCGACCGTCGACGTGATGCCCCCGCTCGGGCACTTCACCACTGCCTTCGCGCCGGACCGATCCCGGCACTACGGGGCGTTGGCGGCCGGCTCGGGCATCACCCCGGTGTTGTCCCTGCTCGCCACCGGGCTGGCCACCGAACCCGGCAGCCGGTTCACCCTGATCCTCGGCAACCGGTCGGCGCACACCGTGATGTTCGCCGACGAGATCGCCGACCTGAAGGACCGCCACCCGACGCGGCTGCAGGTGGTGCATGTGCTCTCCCGCGAGGTCCAGGAGGCGGAGCTGCTCACCGGGCGGATCGACGCCGTCCGCTTCGGCCAGCTGCTGGAGACCGTGGTGCCGGGCGACCGGGTCGAGGAGTGGTTCCTCTGCGGTCCGTACGGGCTGGTGACGGCGGCCCAGCAGGTGCTCGCCGAGCGTGGCTTCGCGCCGGACGCGGTGCACACCGAACTGTTCCACGCCGCCGACGCACCCGCTGGCGACGCACCCGCCGCCGGATCGTCCGCCGCCGGATCGACCGGCAGCGAGCCGGCTGCCGGTGTGCTGGACGCCGGTGCGTCGACTGAGGTGACCGGCGCCGAGGTGACCGTACTGCTGGACGGGCGGGCCTCCACGGTGCGGGCGCTGCCGGGGGAGCGGGTGCTCGACGCGGCGCTGCGGGTCCGGGCCGAGCTGCCGTACGCCTGCAAGGGTGGGGTCTGCTCCACCTGCCGAGCGAAAGTGGTCGACGGCGCGGTCACGATGGCCCGCAACTACGCCCTGGAGCCCGACGAGCTGGCCGCCGGCTACGTGCTGACCTGCCAGTCCAGCCCGACCACTGGCCGGCTCACCGTCGACTACGATGCCTGA
- the paaD gene encoding 1,2-phenylacetyl-CoA epoxidase subunit PaaD yields MSRREVAARAAVAAVVDPEIRVLTIDDLGVLRGVDVDEPSGAVRVTVTPTYTGCPAMELIRGEIAAALARAGFTEVTISTELAPAWSTDWISPAGRAKLAAAGIAPPAPATDGPVPVQLTVRCPACGSPRTEQLSRFGATACKALWRCQDCAEPFEQMKAL; encoded by the coding sequence GTGAGCCGCCGGGAGGTCGCGGCCCGGGCGGCCGTCGCGGCCGTCGTCGACCCGGAGATCCGGGTGCTCACCATCGACGACCTCGGCGTGCTGCGCGGCGTCGACGTCGACGAGCCCAGCGGAGCGGTGCGGGTCACCGTCACCCCCACCTACACCGGGTGCCCGGCGATGGAGCTGATCCGCGGCGAGATCGCGGCGGCGCTGGCCCGGGCCGGCTTCACCGAGGTGACGATCAGCACCGAGCTGGCACCGGCCTGGAGCACCGACTGGATCTCGCCGGCCGGGCGGGCCAAGCTCGCCGCCGCTGGCATCGCCCCACCGGCGCCGGCCACCGACGGTCCGGTGCCGGTCCAGTTGACCGTGCGCTGCCCGGCGTGCGGCTCGCCGCGCACCGAACAGCTCAGCCGGTTCGGCGCCACCGCCTGCAAGGCGCTGTGGCGGTGCCAGGACTGTGCCGAACCCTTCGAGCAGATGAAGGCCCTGTGA